One window of the Candidatus Kaelpia imicola genome contains the following:
- a CDS encoding patatin-like phospholipase family protein → MIAGSSIGALVGACYAGKGEIASLEEIILKTDWKKLVRLADPNLAFMLKGFIHGEKVKELLLTIIGDIDFKDLKIPLAVVTTDVNTGEEVVIKKGSVIEAVRASISMPVVFMPVKFKDRFLIDGGVVNPIPVNVAKNMGAEIVIACNVIRKLQRSKTLDSVKKRKLSTSIFKPETKNETLVIFHDKINRFIQENKKSVDVFKSKIHKRVQKIDLNTPNVFKVIIQAIYAMEYEIAKAKIKEADIIITPDVQQIAVLDFYRGREAIAKGYKAARDAISGNRLKV, encoded by the coding sequence ATGATAGCAGGCTCAAGCATAGGAGCGCTTGTCGGAGCCTGTTATGCAGGGAAGGGAGAGATAGCAAGCCTTGAGGAGATAATACTAAAGACTGATTGGAAGAAATTAGTTCGATTGGCAGATCCTAATTTAGCATTTATGCTTAAAGGATTTATCCATGGCGAAAAGGTTAAAGAGCTTCTACTGACCATTATTGGAGATATAGATTTTAAAGATTTAAAAATTCCATTAGCAGTAGTTACTACGGATGTTAATACAGGAGAGGAGGTAGTAATAAAAAAAGGTTCTGTAATTGAGGCGGTAAGAGCAAGTATTTCCATGCCTGTTGTGTTTATGCCTGTAAAATTTAAAGATAGATTTTTGATAGATGGAGGAGTGGTAAATCCTATTCCGGTGAATGTGGCTAAGAATATGGGTGCAGAGATTGTCATTGCTTGTAATGTAATCCGTAAGCTTCAAAGAAGCAAAACGCTTGATTCTGTAAAAAAGCGAAAACTATCTACATCAATTTTCAAACCAGAAACTAAAAATGAGACTTTAGTGATATTTCACGATAAAATCAATAGATTTATTCAGGAGAATAAAAAATCGGTAGATGTTTTTAAATCTAAAATTCATAAGAGGGTGCAAAAAATAGACCTGAATACTCCCAATGTATTTAAGGTTATAATTCAGGCGATTTATGCTATGGAATATGAAATAGCAAAGGCAAAAATAAAAGAAGCGGATATAATAATAACTCCTGACGTACAACAGATTGCCGTATTGGATTTCTATCGAGGAAGAGAAGCAATAGCAAAAGGATATAAAGCGGCAAGGGATGCTATCTCTGGAAACCGTCTCAAAGTATAG
- a CDS encoding site-2 protease family protein produces the protein MGLLSLLFRDPIAFFLLVPLLLYSVIAHEVAHGWIASLFGDNTAKYSGRLSFNPKSHIDPMGMLALFIVGFGWAKPVPVDYRNLNSSRRAIIAVSLAGCVTNILIATVAIFLLQFQIFQANHFFAPALLITARINIILGAFNLIPIPPLDGSRVLMEFLPLNVRYKLARLEPYGFFIIIILLWTGMLSPVITFIQSIILGLIGMLLSFIR, from the coding sequence ATGGGATTGCTATCGCTTTTATTTAGAGATCCAATAGCGTTTTTTTTGTTAGTTCCGCTGCTTCTTTATTCGGTTATTGCTCATGAGGTGGCGCACGGTTGGATTGCTTCGCTGTTTGGCGATAATACGGCAAAGTATTCCGGTAGATTATCGTTCAACCCAAAGTCTCATATTGATCCAATGGGGATGCTTGCGCTTTTTATTGTAGGGTTTGGCTGGGCAAAGCCGGTGCCTGTTGACTATAGAAACCTGAATAGTTCCCGCCGGGCTATTATTGCTGTCTCTTTGGCAGGGTGCGTGACGAACATACTTATTGCAACTGTTGCGATATTTTTGCTTCAGTTTCAAATCTTTCAAGCAAATCATTTCTTTGCGCCGGCGCTTTTAATTACCGCAAGAATAAACATTATATTGGGAGCGTTCAACTTGATTCCTATTCCTCCTTTGGATGGGTCCCGGGTGCTTATGGAATTTCTTCCCCTTAACGTCAGGTATAAACTTGCCAGGCTTGAACCCTACGGGTTTTTCATAATTATTATTTTGCTTTGGACGGGAATGTTAAGCCCTGTAATTACATTTATTCAAAGCATTATTCTTGGATTAATCGGGATGCTATTGAGTTTTATCAGATAA